The stretch of DNA ATGATTTCATATACGACATTGACACTGATAATGCAAATGCTGCGATATCGATACGTAACAAACGAAAACAAAATCGAACATGTACACAAGGTAATCGTACGTAAATTTTTAAAGTCTAAATAGTGTGTTATACGTAACTGTGTTTGCGTTATGTCACCGATTCCACGTAACAAGCAATTAAGAAATTTCTTTTCTGTTGGATATAATTTTGTGGTAATTTCTGGGACAACGTATAAACGCTTAGCATTATAAGGCGAAGTCAATTTAAACGACAAAGTAATTCATCAGGTCTCATTATAGAACAGAAGTCGCTAACATGATACTATGGTAAATGGATAGCGAAGAACAAATAGGAAGTATTATCCTAAGAATGACCAGGAAACGGTTCTACATATATATATTGATAGTGATCGTACTGACATAAGTTCATACGCACATAACATTCGCATTGGTAGCGTTTTCCTGCTACGTTTTGATTCGCAATAGCTAAAGCATTTGGAATCGGAAAGTGAAATGCACTTGTGTCCGTAAAGAATGTTCCAACAAGGGGTGGAGAAATTACATATGTGAGAAATTTTTGGCAAGAAATACGGTCACCTGAATGAAATTGATACAATATTTGCAATACTTGGTATATTTATTATTCTTCGAATTTTTTAGTAATACAAATGTTGCTTACATACAAAAATAGAAGTTTATTCTTCTTATCACACCATCACATTTTTCAGTGTAGAATTAAAAAAGTAACAAgtagtaaatacaatatatcagtCTGTTTTGAGCatttgaaaattatttcaatCAACTCAATTTTTTCATACTTTGTGGAAAAGGAACATACATTGTCAATAAGAGCagtgaaataattatttttagaaCCAAATTGATTCTCTACCAATAACTTGTACTTTAGCATAAGCACCTTTGCAACCACTGCCAGAAGTTAATAGACTTTCTTTAATTGTGTTCACCTGATTTTCAGTGAGTTTTAAATTACTCAATTCTGCTGCTTCCATTATACACATCTCTAGTGCTTGCTCGTTCAAAGGTTGGTAAGAAATAACTGATATGTCAATTCCTGTACcgagagtattaagaattgtgttTTTACTTTGTATTAAATCTACTTCACGTATCAAATTACTGTCTGTCTCTTCTACATTAAAAATCGCAAACACTGTAATACACTTATCGTTGTTATTCTTCAATACATCTACTACATCGACAAGAAAACCTAGAtctttcatttttaaattttctaaaacTAATAAATTGTAAGAACCAAATGAACTTAATGTTTTTGTATCTATCTGATTTTCCAAAATTGAATTATGCACAAAAATTTTGTCTGGAAATGGTACATTTTTTCTTataatttccatggtataggATTTCCCAACACCTGTTCCTCCTATAAGGCATATAACTTTTACAAGGTGAATATCTCTATTTAACGCATAAGTGAGGTCATAAACTGCATTTTGTTGTCCATATATTTTCTGCTGTATCTCGTGCGTGGCATTTGAAAAAAGGTTTGTACGCGAGCATATGTTATAGGTGACTGGATTTAAAACTAATGAAATTATTGCCACTACAATTGGAAGTAAGCATAAGCATATTAAGTTCCAGCAACACATGTTTATCTTCTTTTTTACTGGAGTTTTACTCTTTGATACAAGAGGccttaatttcttttttatatcattatatgtacttgtattttttgcttttgtttCAGTCTCTACATTTTCAAAACCTTTTTTCTCAGATTGTCCTAAATCAGCACTAAGTAACTGTGGCTGAGAATTTGATATATTTGAATTTAATATTTGACAATTTGATGAAACTTCAGATTCTTTTACATTACTTAAATTTTCCACTTCCATATATTCGACGCTAACCACTGGTTCTTTTACTTCAAGCTTTTGTGGCTGTATTAAATTGCTACTTTTGCCAAATTGCCAATTAGAGGAGGTAGAAACTTCAGAATGAGGTAGTATAGTATGCCATTCGTTTCTAGATTCTCTATAACCACTTTGTATCACTTCTGATATTTTCACTTGTCTAAAATCATAATATGATTTTAATTATTAAGAATCGCATCATTATTTTACAATTATAAATTTGTTCAGATATGAAATCTTTACCTGGTTTTTGTTATATCATTAAAAATTTGTTCACAACTGTACTGTCTAACCAAACCAAACGGATTCTCATAATAATGAGTTTGGTGCCCGTAAATTTGAGCAGCTGATGGCAAATCAAGATGACTATGAGCTCTAGTTAACGTCCGATCATTGTCTGAatctaataattttaatgatgcaaaatgtttttccataacaacataaaattcaacacCGCTTTTGTGTCGATAACCGGTGAATAAAACCTAACCTCCTCTACAAGATTTTAAACTTGGTTGGCTTTTAAATTGAGTTCAATCGTACTTtacattaattattaaaaaaatatgtaattttAAGCTTTCGAAATACGAAAATCTTTCAAACTACAGCTGACGCTAGCATTAAATTTCAGTCAACAGTAGAAACTGAAGTCAGCGTTGAAATTTAAACCATGTATctcaaaaaagagaaaaaagttaGTTTCCTTAACGTTTCAttcgcatttttattatataagcTGGTTTCCTATTTCAGTTGTATACCGATGGAAACGTTTACCAGAATCAAAGATGCGGAAATATCAGAAAAGAGTAAAAGAAATGCGTGAGATAATAAAAATGTGATGCAATATTGCAAAACATCGATAATTAGTTTCAACTATACTTGTTTCAAATAGTCTGAAGTAGTAATACTTGGATTAATATCGAGAGCTGCAATTATAGTTCAATTTCGTGTGGTTTTCTTAATTATCTTTTCAAGGTTTTCACGATAAAGGAACAGCAATTACTAAGAAGCCTTTAAAAAGAGCGGGTATTTCGTTTCATTCGTTCCGTCAGTCACAGTCCGAATTCCCATAGTTCAAGCTCAGTTTCTGCTCGTGTATCGACGAGCGAACATTGGATAAGTTAGATCCGTGTTAATTTAGTGTAATCGTGATGTGACATTTGTCCAGTGcaaagcaataaaaatgcaatcgaAACAACTACCGATAAGATGTCTTTGGACTATGTCGATACTAATGCTGGCCACTGCTAGAATTCACAAACTCGACATACGGGTTAGTTTGTTTAATCTCATGCAATAATGCATGTATATTTACCAGTTACTTTACTGTAATCCCCCCGTTATGTCAGTTCAGTTTACAAAAATACATTCTGACGTTATCAATGTCCCGTTACGTTACTCCATTCTATGCCAATAAAAAATGTAAACGAATTTTCCAAGTGAACATACGCTATTGCACCATTTAATTAACCCCCATTCTGTAAATCACGTTGCCTCGAATTACGCGTGAAAACTGTACAAAGTGCAAAAGGTATCTGAGAATTCGCGTCATAAGAGGAACGACATATAGGTTAGACGCGTAGTTATCGAGGGAACTCTCGCTTCCTGGTCGCTTAGTCATAGGTTACGAGATCCCTCGAGCACGCTCACGTTTATGAATGTTCCCTGTTACAGAAAGACACAAGGCGTCACATCGCTCTTAGCACCTTCGGCTTCTACAAGGGTGGTATTCTCGACGTAAATCTGACCAATTTCAAGGCCGAGCCTTTCGACGAGAATGCCGTGGTGAGTTGTATATCACCGTAGCGTGAACGCTCCCGCGGATCCTACGCGTCGTCCATTCACGGACACCTGTTTCCATTTTCTGTCATTCACGCTGCTGAATCGCCGCTATGAACCTACTCGAAACCATTCTCCAATGCGTATTTTCGAGCATGAACGCGTTCCGCGTACAGGCTGCTCCAAAATACACGGACCGATCCGGAAGGAAGTGATTCGTCGCGGCGACTACAAGTGGAAAGCGTATAATCAGCACGCGTTATCCTCTGTCTCGACCTCAACGCACGTTTGCGTCGTAATTTCGCGGATATTTCGAACCGTTTTTTAAGAACGATTACTTTCCTGATCGGTGATGTATATTGAATTATTTCCTGCGGCGCCGTCACGTTTGTCAAAACAAAGGAATCATTTCCTGTCGCTCTTATTTCATTTGCCTGCTATACCTACTTCGTGAGCGTAGTATATTGCATCCGTTGTTAAATTGCTTTTCGAATAGCACAGAATCGTTTCTTCATTACCTTCGGATATCAGACATCTACGATCTCAGAGAAACGATGAACGTTTTATTCACCGCGTCGCGACGGTAGAAAGTCGCTTAAAAGGACTCGTTTTTGTTAGTTTCAAGGTTTATCGAAAGATCGCTGACCCGTCTCTCTTATCTGTGTAATGTGTGCTTTGTATTTTTTACGGTTCAGTTTGGGTTCAGTTTGGATCGAACGCTAAGCGATGCGATGAATCCGTATTTAGATAGTCACCTAGGGAGATGTGTACTCCAAGATATCTCGAGCCCCAAGTCCGATCTCGAGCAGAGGGACGACAACGCGGTCATATATTTCACGATGGACTTGAAGAACGCTTTGTAAGTATCGATTCCGATCGCGACCACCGCTCGATCCAGGCCCAACCACACGAACGCCCATACGTGTTTCAGGTTGAAAGTGAACTGCAGCCAGAATGTACGCACCGCTCATATCTACAAAGATTCCAGCATGCTGCTGGTTTTTCGAGCAAAACGAGACTCGTACCCAGCTAGATTCAGCGATACAGTTCTGTTTCCACGAAGAAAACGATACACCTCGCATGGTGAGTCCCCGATATTTCCTGTCGCCTGTATTCTTTCCTCCAGCAATGTGCAACTATGTATTATACGTACATAGACAAGTTACAGAATTGAACTTGAGTTACGGGATCCGCGTTTGTAGTTGCGTGCAGGAACGTTGACCCTCGCGCGGCGTCGATGTACAGATTCGAGATGAGAGTTCTAGCTGGCTTTTTTCGTTTAAGAGGTACTATATTTGGGGAAGGAGAATATCGCTTGCCATAAAAAAATGTGTGATATTTACGATAGAAGGGGAGTTTAATACGCTGGTCGTGTTCTTAATTTTGGCCACTGTCCAAAGACAGGAAACTACCGCGCGATAGACCGCGTGGAATGAGTAACGGCGTTATGTCGCAGCGCGCCGAGGTTTCCGCAATTTTGCTGAGTGTCAGGATAATTAGCGTCGTCTTAGTTCTCAGCGAATTTGCCAGCAAAAGGGAGCCCAAAGGCTGCTAATTGCAAATACGAGATAGATCATTTTGAGCTTTACTTTGCCAGCGTTACTGCTAATCGTTTCATGGGCGAATGTAAATCCATCGAACGGATAAACGATCTCCGTTTATTGGAGGTCTCCGATTGGAAATGACGTACTTCCTTATCGGCTTCGAAAACGGGCGGTTATTGACTTGAATCGCGATACCTGCGCTCGTACCAGAATGCAGGAACTGGCGCGGAATATCGTAACGAATGTCAGCATTGATTCAGAAAGCGAATTAAAAATAGAAACTGCTGCATCCGCGAGTTATTTTTAACGTGGCCCGTTACTAATGTTGGAGACGTGGTTCGACCGTAACGTAGGCTAACAGGTGGAAAGTGAAAAGTTGGCACTGGCTGCGATCGATCGCGACCTTAAGATGCAATCTTAATAATATGCTTCGTCCGCAAAAAATTCTAGCGTTTGCGTACATTCTCTTATACGTCGCGTTCTTGTGTTCGTGGTAATCAATCGTGGCCGAGCCTACGGTTATCGCAAGTGCTTTCCCCGTCACAGCGATATCGATATCGATCATAAGTCTGAGAGAACTTTTAAATTGGATCACAAAACGAAACTCGCCTTGAACCGATTAAACCCTTTCTGGCATTAATCGACACTGTGAACTCTGCCGATTTAAAGACGTCATTTAGGT from Calliopsis andreniformis isolate RMS-2024a chromosome 2, iyCalAndr_principal, whole genome shotgun sequence encodes:
- the LOC143184566 gene encoding uncharacterized protein LOC143184566, with translation MEKHFASLKLLDSDNDRTLTRAHSHLDLPSAAQIYGHQTHYYENPFGLVRQYSCEQIFNDITKTRQVKISEVIQSGYRESRNEWHTILPHSEVSTSSNWQFGKSSNLIQPQKLEVKEPVVSVEYMEVENLSNVKESEVSSNCQILNSNISNSQPQLLSADLGQSEKKGFENVETETKAKNTSTYNDIKKKLRPLVSKSKTPVKKKINMCCWNLICLCLLPIVVAIISLVLNPVTYNICSRTNLFSNATHEIQQKIYGQQNAVYDLTYALNRDIHLVKVICLIGGTGVGKSYTMEIIRKNVPFPDKIFVHNSILENQIDTKTLSSFGSYNLLVLENLKMKDLGFLVDVVDVLKNNNDKCITVFAIFNVEETDSNLIREVDLIQSKNTILNTLGTGIDISVISYQPLNEQALEMCIMEAAELSNLKLTENQVNTIKESLLTSGSGCKGAYAKVQVIGRESIWF